GCTGCCTTGGAGAGAAGATCTCGCTCATATCCGGGTGAGCGTACCGGGGGATCAAACGGCGGCTGGTCTCCTTGTGGGTGGCGGGCCGTCGGTGACGGGCTGATTATAACGGCCGCCGCCCCACCGAAACCGATTTCGTAACCTCCCTCACCCCTGGCGACTTTTCATCTAACGGGGAGTTGCTGGTAAATTGGCCCAACACGTAACCAAGAGGGGCGGCCTCCCGTTCAATCTGCAGCGGGCGCCCTGTGGGGTGCCCTGATGCCGGATTTTGAAGAGCGGGATCTCGTCGAACGCGCGAAGGAAGACCCCGATGCCTTCGGGGCTCTTTACGATCGCTACTTCCCGCAGATTTATCGCTTTGCGTATTCCAGAGTTCGAGATCAATCATTGGCAGAGGATGTGACGTCGGAGGTGTTTTTCAAGGCGCTGAGGAATATCAGCCGGTACACCTATTCCGGACATCCGTTCTCCTCCTGGCTCTACCAGATTACGCTGAACGCGGTCGCCGATCATTACCGCGGCCAGCACGGCGAGGTGGAGCTCGAGGAAGGTGCCAGCCTGCCCAGCGGGGCGCCGAGCGTGGATGACGAAGTCGTGCGCCGCGACCGCAGCCGCCGCATCTGGTCGGCGATCGACCAGCTGCCCCGGCATCAGCGGACGGCGATGGTGCTGAAGTTCGGCGAGGACAAGAAGATCGACGAGATCGCCCACATCATGGGCAAGAGCGCTGGGGCGGTCAAGCTTCTCCTCCATCGCGCCGTCGAGAAGCTTCGCCGCGAGTTGCCCCCCGAATTCGAGGCTGGGCTCACATGATGAACGATCCCGAGCTCGAGGAACTGTTCCAGGACCCGGCGCACCGGGAGGTAGTCGACCTCCTGAAGATGTCCCGGCCGGCAGCGGCGCCGCCGCTGGATCCGAACTTCCGGACCATGCTGCGCATCAGGCTCATGACGGAAGCCCGTCGGACCCTTCAGCCGCGAGGAGCCCCGCGAGGGTTCTCGTTCAGCCTCAGGCCGAAGGCGCTGGTGCCGGCGATGGCTACGGTGGCGGCCGGCTTCCTGATCGTGCTCGGCATCCAGGTCTATCTCCATAAGCAGCCCGAGTCGGCCATGGTCGCGGTCGATCTCTCCCGCATCCAGAACAAGACGAACGTGGCGACCGCCGAGCCGATCGTGATCCCCTTCAGCGGACCGGTCGACAAGACCGCGGTGGCCGACACCGTGGTCATCGAGCCGGCCACGGCGGTGACGAAGCAATGGCAGGGCCAGAACCTGATCATCACCCCCGATCACCCGCTCGCCCCCAACACCACCTATACGGTCAGCCTGAAGGCCTCGCAAACCCCGAGCGCGCCCAAACAGCCCACCGTTCAGCCGACGCCGACGGTCGCGCCGTCGCCGGTCGTCGTGCACTTCACCACCGTCCAGGCACCCATCGCCCCGGTCAACCCGCCGTCGTACCGGAGCGCAAACGTGAGTTACGGCCAGGAGAACCGGCTGGCGGACGCCGGCACCGTGTTCAACGGCGGCTGGACGCCGGCCGGCCAGCTGCTGGTCACGCGGCCGTCAGGCCAGCCCGGGATCGGATCGGCAAGCCCGTCGGCAACGGCCACCGTGTCCGGTCCGCCGGCGCCGAACGCGGCCACTGACGTCTGGCTGATGAGCGCGCAGGGCACCCCCATCCGGCTGCTCGTCCAGGGCGGCAGCTTCCCGGCGGCCGCCCCGTCGGGTGGCGTCTTCGCCGCCTGGCAGCTGACCTCGAGCAACCAGGCAAATCTGGGGATCTGGGACATGCAAGGGAACTTACAGGGGACGGTCGCGACGCTCGACGGCGTGCCCGACCGAGCGCCTGTTTGGATCGGGAGTGATCGGATCGCCTACGTCAACAAGGGCCGGCTGGCGATCGTCGACACGCATGGCGGGCAGGTCGATGCGCATGGGATCCGGATGCAGCACGGCAGCCTGGCGGGGTCGCCCGTCAGCACGCTGCTGGCGGTCGAGTCGGATGCGTCCAGCGTGATCGACCTGGCGTCGGGATTGTCAAACCCGTTGCCCACGGGTGCGACCAGCTTCGCCTGGTCCGCCAAGGGTGTTCTGGCCTTCGTCGTGCCACAACCGTCCGGGAGCCTCCTCTACACCGCGGCAGGCGGCAGGGACTTACAGCGCATCGCGAGCAGCCCGAGCGGGCAGACCTGGGCCGATTTGAGTTGGTCTCCGGACGAGGCCTCGCTGATGCTGGCCAGCAAGCCGGCGGGGGCGAGCAGTTCCGCCTCGCGACTGATGCTGATCAACGCGGATGGCAGCGCGCTCAAGGCCTTCGCCTCTCAGCAGGAATATTCGAGTCCCCGCTGGTCATCCCACGGCGACCTCGTGCTCTTCACCCGCCAGGATGAGGCCGGCGGCCGGGCATTCTGGACCGCGAACACCGCGCCTTCGGAAGTCGACCCCGCGCAGAAGCAGGCCCTCGCTGAAGTCGACAAGTTCATGCAGGCGCGCCTGCAAGGCGATAGCGCGGCTGCCCTGGATGGCCTCGATGCCGCCGGACTCAGGGCCTACCAGGGCGGCGCGTCCTCGCTGCTGCCCGCCGCGGGTACCAAGTTCGACCGGTACTATGCGGTGACCGTCCAGCAGACGGGCTCCAATCCAAGCAAGTTCCTCGTGGGCGAGCGCATCTTCGTCTCCCGCTCCGGGGTGCAACGGAGCTTCTTCGAAGAGCAGCTCACCCTGGTCCTCAAGGATCAGCGCTACCTGGTCGAGGCGGTGACCTCGACGCCGGCCGTGCTCCTGGGCCCCGGCCCCACCGTCCTGTCATTCGACGTCGTTCCGACGTCGCCGGGCTACCAGGTTCGCGTCCGGTTCGATGCCGACCTGCGACCGGAGACGGTGACGACCGACACCATCCAGGTCAGAGACTCGGACGGCAAGCGGGTCAGCAGCACGATCGCGTTCGATCCGGACAACCACATGGCGGTCCTCACGCTAACGCTGCGGCCTGGGAGTACCTACCAGCTCGTGGTATTGACGGGTGTGACCGACATCAACGGCGTCACCCTGGCCCAGGAGTACCACGCTCAGGTGATCAGCCGCTAACCCTCGCCGCCCAGGATCACGCCCGCGGCAATGGCCGCGGCCACCTCACCCGAACCGTAGAGCGACTCAAAGGGTGAGTGCTGCGCTTCGAACTCCCGGGTCTTTTCGATCAGGCTCGGGTGGTCCTGGATGAAGCTGGTGGAAATCCGGCCGTTGACGAAGTCCCGCTCCTCGAGGATCGCACGGTGGAACGGAATGGTGGTCTTGGGCCCGGTGAGGACGAACTCCTGCAGGGCACGCCGGCCCCGGCCGATCGCCGACTCCCGGTCGTCTGCCCAGACGATCAGCTTCAACAACAGCGAATCGAAGTGCGGCGAGATCTCCTGGTGCGGCCTGATGCCGCTGTCGACCCGCACGCCAGGGCCGCTCGGCGGCGCATAGCGCTGCACCCGGCGCGGGGTCGGCATGAAGTTGCGCAGGGGATCCTCGGCGTTGATCCGGAACTCGATCGCGTGCCCGCGCGGCTGCGGATACCCCTCCGCGGGGATCTGCTCACCACGCGCGATGCGGATCTGTTCGCGCACCAGGTCGATGCCGAGGACCGACTCCGTCACGGGATGTTCGACCTGGAGCCGCGTGTTCATCTCCAGAAAATAGAACTCCTCGCCCGACACGATGAACTCGATCGTTCCCGCGTTGCGGTAGTCGACCGCCGCCGTGGCTTTGACGGCGGCCTCGGCCATGGCACGACGTCGCGACGGGGTGAGGCCGACCGCGGGCGTCTCCTCGAGCAGCTTCTGGTGCCGCCGCTGGATCGAGCACTCCCGCTCGCCGAGCGCCACGGTGGTGCCGTGATCGTCGGCCAGGACCTGCATCTCGATGTGGCGCGGATGCTCGAGATATCGCTCCAGGTAGACGTCGGGGCTGCCGAAGGAACTCTGCGCCGCCCGGCGGCATGCCTCGAACGCCGCAGGAAGATCCTCGGCGCCCTTCGCGACCCGCATGCCGATGCCACCACCGCCGGCGGCAGCCTTGACCATCACCGGGTAGCCGATCCGTTTCGCCTCAGCGAGGGCCGCGGTCTCGTCAGCGAGCGCGGCCGTTCCGGGCACCACGGGAACGCCCGCGGCGACCATACGGCGACGGGCCTCGACCTTGTCCCCCATGGCCCGCATGCTCGACGCCGGCGGACCGATGAAGGTCAGGCCGTTCCTGGCGCAGGCTTCCGCGAAGGCGGGATTCTCGGAGAGAAAGCCATATCCGGGATGGATCGCATCGGCGCCATGCTCCCGCGCCACCCGTACCAGCTGCTCGATGTCGAGGTACGCCTGCCGAGGCGTTGGGGCATTCAGGACCATGCGCTCATCGGCGAAGAAAGCGTGGGGGGCTCGGGCATCCGGCTCCGCGTAGACGGCGACGGTCGGGATGCCCATCTCGCGGCAGGTCCGCATGACGCGAAGGGCGATCTCGCCGCGGTTCGCGACCAGGACCTTGCTGACGCTAGCCAATCGTCATCAACACGTCGTTGGGGGCGACGATCGCTCCCTCTTTGGCAAAGACTTCGCGCACCGTCCCGCCGACGGTCGCCACGATGTCGTTCTGCATCTTCATCGCCTCCAGCACGACGACCACGTCACCCAGACGGACCTTGTCACCGGGCTTGACCTTGACCTTCACCACCATGCCTTGCATCGGCGCCTGGATGGCGCCGTCGCCACCGGCGCGTTGCGCCGCGGTTGGACCGGACGCGGCGGGACCCGCAGTGACGGCGGGTGCTGCGCCGTCCCCGAGGATCCGTACGCGGTATGGCTCGCCATCGACTTCGACCGTGAACTCTCGGCCGGCCGGCTCCGCGGACGCAGGCGGCCCGGGCGTGACCGCGGCCGGTTGGGGTGGCGGCTGCGGCTCGGGAGTCGGGGCCGACGCCGGCGCCGCCGCCGCCGGCGTCTCGGCACGGTGGCCAGCGGGACGAAGAATGTTGGGCGCGTCGTCCGGGAAGAGGATGTAGGTGAGCACCTGGTCGATTCCGCTTGGGTTCAGACCTTGCTTTTTCATCTCGCGCCGCGCGCGATCGATCCCGGGCTGCAGCAGGTCGGCCGGCCGGAGCGTGATCGCGTTCGACGAGCCCAGCGCGCGCTTGCGGACCTCTGGATCGATGGGACCGGGAGGCTCGCCGAACAGGCCCTTCACGTAATCGCGAAACGGCTGGTCGATGTGCTGGTACCGCTTCTCGCTCAGCGTGTTGGCCAGCGCCTGGTTCGCCGCGATCCGGTTGATGGGCGCGGCCATCGGCGGGTACCCCATCTCCTGGCGCACCAGGAGGAGTTCTTGCATCAGCTTGTCATAGCGATCGATGGCGTTGTGTTCCCTGAGGTTGCGGATCAGAACCGCCAGCACCGGCGCCGGCAGCTGATGTTGCAGGACGTCGACATCGTTGCGAAAGGCGATCGGGTCCTGGAACTCGAGATACTCGTCGTGGATTTCGTCGAAGTACCGGCTCGCCTGGCCGATCAGGTTGAGGTCGAGGCCCGTGTCGTACGGTCCATCGCGCAGACTGGCCACCATGGTCTCGGTCGCGGGCTGCGAGGCGCCCCACGCCAGCGCGGAAAGCGCGGTATCGATGCCGGTGGCACCGGCTTCGATGGCCGCGAAGTACGAAATGGGGGCCAGCGCCGTGGTGGAGTGCGAGTGGATGCTGACAGGCAGCTTCGTGGCAGACGTGATCGCACTCGAGAGTCCCCTGGCAACGAGGGGCGCCAGGATGCCCGCGACATCCTCGATGCCGATCCAGTCGACGCCCAGAGCTTTGAGCCGGACGGCCGATTTGACCATGCGGGCGTCGTCCACGACCGGGCTCGGGCTATAGACGAGGGCTCCGATCACGCGCGCCCCGCCTTTACGGGCGACCTCGACCGGTACCTCGAGGTTCCGCAGGTCGTTGAGCGGGTCGAACACCTTCACGACGCGGATGCCGTCTTCGATGGCCTGCTCGATAAAGGCCCGCACCACGTCGTCCGGCTGGTGTGACGGCCCGAGCAGCGTCTGGCCACGGATCAACATTTGCAGCGGCGTTTTGACGATGGCGGCGCGCATCGCGCGCAGCCGCTGCCATGGATCCTCTTTCAACGCCCGCACCTGTGCGGCGAACGTCCAACCACCCCAGGCGTCGAGGGCGTGGTAGCCGATGTCGTCGAGGGTCTTGGCGATGGGCAGCACGTGCTGCAGCTTGAGGCGTCCCTGCACCAAACTCTGCTGCGCGTCGCGCAGCACAGTCTCGGTGATCAAGACCCGGGGCACGCCGCTATTGTATGCCCGGTTTTTAGGAGGGCTTAGGCGACCGGTTAGCCTCCCGTCGCTTGATCAGCTTCGCGCGCGCGCCCGGGTCGTTGAGCGCCAGGATGCCGGTGGCGAGGTGGGCCGCGTTTCTCGCGCCGGCCTCTCCGATCGCCACCGTTGCCACCGGGATCCCAGCCGGCATCTGGGCCATCGATAGCAGCGCGTCGAGCCCGCCCAAGGCGCCACCGGACATCGGCACGCCGATCACCGGGAGCAGGCTCCAGGCCGCCACCACCCCGGGAAGATGCGCGGCCCCGCCGGCGGCGGCGATCAGCACCTTGAGCCCACGGCCTTCGGCCTGCGTCGCCCACTGGCGACAGCCTTCGGGGTCACGATGCGCCGAGCGGACCACGACTTCATAACTGATGCCATAGCCTTCCAGGACTTCGCAGCAGCGCTGCATCGTCGGACGGTCCGACTCACTGCCCATGACGATTCCGACCAGCGGCGCCTCGCTCATGGCACCACCGTCGATTCGACTTCACGTAACGCCAGGTCGTGCCGATAGGCCATGCCCTCGAAACGGACCCGATCGACGTTGCGGTAGGCGCGGTCGCGGGCGTCCGCCATCGAATCGCCGAGCGCGACCAGGGTCAGGACCCGCCCACCGGCTGTGGTATATCCCCCAGGACTGGCCGCCGTCCCGGCATGGAAGGCAAAGACGTCGCGCTCGATGGTGCCCAGGCCATCGATCGGGAAGCCGCTCTGATAGGTCCCCGGATAGCCACGGGAGGCGAGGACGACGCCGACGCTCGACCGGCCGGACCAGGTTGCTTTGACCTCGGCGAGCGCGCCGCGTGCCGTGGCCTCGAGCAGGGGGATCAGATCGCCGTCGAGGCGAGGCAGGACGACCTGCGCCTCGGGGTCCCCGAAGCGCGCATTGAACTCGAGCACCTGGACGCCGGCTGGACCCACCATCAGCCCGGCATAAAGACAGCCGCGGTACGGCGTGCCCTCCTCCCGGAGGATCTTGACCACCGGATCGAGCACCGCGGTGATGGCGCTCTCCACGTCGGCCGGGCCGAAGAAGCCGACCGGCGAATACCCGCCCATACCGCCGGTGTTCGGCCCTTTATCGTCGTCCAAGGCCCGCTTGTAGTCGCACGCCGGCGGCAGCGGGACGACGCGATCCCCGTCGACCATCGCCATCACGGAAACCTCGCGGCCGTCGATCTTCTCCTCGAGGATGATCCGGTCGGCCGCTGCACCGACGGTCTTGCGCAGCATCAGCTCGTCGATGCATTCCAGCGTCTCGTCCGCATCGCGTGGCACCAGCGTCCCCTTGCCCTTGGCGAGCCCATCGGCTTTCACGACGAAGGCCCGGCGCTCGCCGCGTACGAAATCCTTCGCCCGGGCCGGATCGTCGAAGACCTGATGCGCCGGGGTGGCGACGCCTGCCCGCGCCATCAGCGACTTGGCAAACGCCTTGCTGCTCTCGATCCGCCCGGCGGCGGCCGTTGGGCCGAAGACCAGCCGGTCCACGGCCGCCAGGCGGTCGGCGAGTCCGGCCGCGACAGACGCTTCCGGACCGATCACCGTCAGGCGCACGTCGCGCTCGTGGACAAACCGCACGATGCCGCCGACGTCCGTGGCCTGGATCCCCGTATTGACAGCGATCGCCGCCGTGGCCGCGTTGCCAGGGGCGCAATAGACCGAGTTGGTCAGCGGACTCTGCAGCGCTTTCCACGTGAGGGCGTGCTCGCGCGCGCCGGCCCCCACGACGAGGACGTTCATTCCCATTCGATGGTCGACGGCGGCTTCGAGGAGATGTCGTAGACGACGCGGTTGACGCCCGGAACCTCGTTGACGATGCGGGTCGAGATCTTCGCCAACACCTCGTACGGTAAGCGCGCCCAGTCGGCGGTCATCCCGTCTTCGCTTTGCACTGCCCGCAGCGCAACCACGTTGCCGTAGGTACGGTAGTCGCCCATCACTCCCACGCTCTGCAACGGGGTCAGGATGGCAAACGACTGCCAGAGCGATCGATAGAGGCCGGCCGCCTTGATCTCGTCGACGACGATCCAATCGGCGGCTCGGAGAGTGTCCAGCCGTTCGCGGGTCACGTCGCCGATGATGCGGACCGCCAGCCCCGGACCCGGAAACGGCTGACGATACACCATGTCGTCCGGCAGGCCGAGCTCCAGGCCGATGGCCCGGACTTCGTCCTTGAACAGGTAGCGCAGCGGCTCGACCAGTTTGAACCGAAGGTCAGCGGGGAGGCCGCCGACGTTGTGGTGCGTCTTGATGCGGTGCGCATTGTGGGTATCGTGGCTGGTGCTCTCGATCACATCGGGATAGAGCGTTCCCTGCGCGAGGAAGTCGATGCCGGTGAGCGCGGCCGCCTCGCGCTCGAAGACGCTGATGAAGGTGGCCCCAATGCGCCGCCGCTTCTCCTCCGGATCGACAATACCCCGCAGCACATCGAGGAACTGGTCAGTGGCATCGACGGCCTTGAGGTCGATGCCGAGATGACGCTGCATGACGTCTTCCACCCGCCGCCGCTCGTCACGACGGAGCAGCCCATTGTCAACGATGAGGCACGTCAACTGCCCCGGAATGGCGCGGTGGACGAGCGTCGCGCAGACGGCCGAGTCGACGCCTCCCGAGAGGGCGCAGAGCACCCGTCCGTCCCCGACCTGCTCGCGGATAGCCCGGGTCGCCTCCTCGATGAAGGCCGCCGGCTTCCAGGTGCCGCGACAGCCGGCCACTCGATACAGAAAGTTGCGCAGGATCTCCCGCCCCTGGGGTGTGTGGATGACTTCGGGATGGAAGGCAATCCCGTAGCGCCCGACCTCGTCGGCCATCGCGGCGATCGTCGAGTTCTCGGACTCCGCCAACCGGCGAAACCCCGCGGGCGCTTCGAGGATGGTGTCGCCATGGCTCATCCAAACCGGCAGCTCCGAAGGCAGCTCGTGAAAGAGCCGAGCGGGCTCCTGGATGCGTACGCTGGCCGGTCCGTATTCGCGTTTGCCGGCTGGCGCGACCCTGCCGCCGAGCTGATAGGCGAGTAGCTGCATGCCGTAGCAGATGCCGAGGACAGGAACGCCGGCGCTGAGCGCCGCCGGATCGCAGCGGGGCGCACCATCTTCGTAGACGCTGGCCGGTCCGCCGGAAAGGATGAGCGCCTTGGGCGCACGCGAGCGGATCGTCTCCCAGGGGGTGGTGCCGGGGATCAACTCGCAATAGACACCGGCCTCGCGGACCCGCCTCGCGATCAGCTGGCTGTATTGCGACCCGAAATCGAGGACGAGCACCAGATCCTGTGGCGCCACTCTGCGCTCCGCCGTCAACTGGTATCCTCCCCCGCTTGCGGGGGAGGGTAGGGTGGGGGCTTTCGAGGTTCGCGCGACCGCTATGTCCCCATACCCACTTGCTGCGCCTGCTGGAAGAGCTTGCCCTCGTTCTGGATCGCCGGGGCGATGACCAGCTCGGTCTGCTGGAACTCGCGCAAATCGCGGGCCCCGCACACGCCCATCGCCGAGCGCAACGCGCCGACCAGGTTCTGGGTTCCGTCGTCGACGCGCGCCGGCCCGAGCAAGACCTCGCGGAGAGTTCCGCGACGGCCAACCTTGATGCGGGTGCCACGAGGGAGGTTGGGGTCGGGCGTCGCCATCCCCCAGTGGTAGCCACCACCCGCCGCATCCGTCGTCCCGGCAAAGATGGACCCGACCATCACCGCATCGGCCCCGGAGGCAAACGCCTTGGCGATGTCACCGCCCACCCGCATCCCACCGTCGGTAATGACCTGGACCCGGTGACCGCTCTCGTGGAGCCAGGTTTCGCGCGCGGCGGCGACGTCGCTGGTCGCGGTCACCTGCGGCACGCCGACGCCGAGCACGCCACGGGTCGTGCACGCGGCCCCCGGACCGACACCGACCAGGATGCCGGCGATGCCGGTTTGCATCAGCTCCAACGCCGTCTCGTAGTCGACACAGTTGCCGGCGACGACCGGGATCGACAGCCCGGCACAGAGCTTCTCGAACGAGAGCTGCTCGTAGGAGCGCGAGATGTGCCGCGCGGTCAGCACGGTCCCCTGGACCACCAGGCAATCGGCGCCGGCTTCCTGCACCAGTCCCGCCCGCCGTGAGGCGTGCGCGGGCACGCTCGAGACACCCACCGGAACCTGGGCGCGCTTGACGGCTGTGATCCGCTCGCCGATCAGCTGTTCGCGAACCGGTGCCTGGTAAACCTTTTGCAGGAGGGCGTTGATGCGCTCGCGCGGGGCCTCGGCGATCTCCTGCAGCACGCTCGTGGGGTCCGCGTAACGGGTCTGGAGCCCATCGAGGTTGAGCACCGCCATGCCGCCGAGACGGCCCATCTCAACGGCGAATCGCACGTCGACGACGCCGTCCATGGCCGCCGCCAGGATCGGGACGGCGAGGCGAAGCGAGCCAAGCTCGAAGCTGCTGTCCACTTCCTGGGGATTGATCGTCACCCGGCCGGGAACCAGGGCGACCTCGTCGAACCCGTAGGCACGGCGGGCCCGCTTGAAGCGGCCCAACTCGACCGTCTCGCCGGCCTCGAAGGCCGAGGGTTTCAGGGGCGCACGCACACTCATCGCCGTCGCCTGCGAAACCGTGTCGAGCTCAAAGGGTATGCGTGTACCTCGATACGGGGTGGTTTTGGGGGATTATAGCGGATGGCTTTCAGAATGGATCAACGACTTTCCGCGCCGCAGCGCGTCCAGGCGGCACTGTCTGCAGCCGGCGTGGCGGCGCGCATCGAAGAATTCCCGGTATCGACGCGGACGGCGCAGGACGCCGCGGCGGCGGTCGGAACTGGCGTCGGGCAGATCGTGAAATCGCTGGTGTTCCTCGCCGGCGACGCCCCCGTGCTGGTGCTGGTGTCGGGCGCGAACCAGCTCGATCCCGCCCGGCTCGCCGCCCTCGCCGGCGCGTCCATCGGCAAAGCCGACGCCGATGCCGTGCGCCAGGCGACCGGTTACTCG
This genomic interval from Candidatus Dormiibacterota bacterium contains the following:
- a CDS encoding sigma-70 family RNA polymerase sigma factor — translated: MPDFEERDLVERAKEDPDAFGALYDRYFPQIYRFAYSRVRDQSLAEDVTSEVFFKALRNISRYTYSGHPFSSWLYQITLNAVADHYRGQHGEVELEEGASLPSGAPSVDDEVVRRDRSRRIWSAIDQLPRHQRTAMVLKFGEDKKIDEIAHIMGKSAGAVKLLLHRAVEKLRRELPPEFEAGLT
- a CDS encoding Ig-like domain-containing protein — its product is MMNDPELEELFQDPAHREVVDLLKMSRPAAAPPLDPNFRTMLRIRLMTEARRTLQPRGAPRGFSFSLRPKALVPAMATVAAGFLIVLGIQVYLHKQPESAMVAVDLSRIQNKTNVATAEPIVIPFSGPVDKTAVADTVVIEPATAVTKQWQGQNLIITPDHPLAPNTTYTVSLKASQTPSAPKQPTVQPTPTVAPSPVVVHFTTVQAPIAPVNPPSYRSANVSYGQENRLADAGTVFNGGWTPAGQLLVTRPSGQPGIGSASPSATATVSGPPAPNAATDVWLMSAQGTPIRLLVQGGSFPAAAPSGGVFAAWQLTSSNQANLGIWDMQGNLQGTVATLDGVPDRAPVWIGSDRIAYVNKGRLAIVDTHGGQVDAHGIRMQHGSLAGSPVSTLLAVESDASSVIDLASGLSNPLPTGATSFAWSAKGVLAFVVPQPSGSLLYTAAGGRDLQRIASSPSGQTWADLSWSPDEASLMLASKPAGASSSASRLMLINADGSALKAFASQQEYSSPRWSSHGDLVLFTRQDEAGGRAFWTANTAPSEVDPAQKQALAEVDKFMQARLQGDSAAALDGLDAAGLRAYQGGASSLLPAAGTKFDRYYAVTVQQTGSNPSKFLVGERIFVSRSGVQRSFFEEQLTLVLKDQRYLVEAVTSTPAVLLGPGPTVLSFDVVPTSPGYQVRVRFDADLRPETVTTDTIQVRDSDGKRVSSTIAFDPDNHMAVLTLTLRPGSTYQLVVLTGVTDINGVTLAQEYHAQVISR
- a CDS encoding biotin carboxylase N-terminal domain-containing protein codes for the protein MASVSKVLVANRGEIALRVMRTCREMGIPTVAVYAEPDARAPHAFFADERMVLNAPTPRQAYLDIEQLVRVAREHGADAIHPGYGFLSENPAFAEACARNGLTFIGPPASSMRAMGDKVEARRRMVAAGVPVVPGTAALADETAALAEAKRIGYPVMVKAAAGGGGIGMRVAKGAEDLPAAFEACRRAAQSSFGSPDVYLERYLEHPRHIEMQVLADDHGTTVALGERECSIQRRHQKLLEETPAVGLTPSRRRAMAEAAVKATAAVDYRNAGTIEFIVSGEEFYFLEMNTRLQVEHPVTESVLGIDLVREQIRIARGEQIPAEGYPQPRGHAIEFRINAEDPLRNFMPTPRRVQRYAPPSGPGVRVDSGIRPHQEISPHFDSLLLKLIVWADDRESAIGRGRRALQEFVLTGPKTTIPFHRAILEERDFVNGRISTSFIQDHPSLIEKTREFEAQHSPFESLYGSGEVAAAIAAGVILGGEG
- a CDS encoding pyruvate carboxylase subunit B, which translates into the protein MPRVLITETVLRDAQQSLVQGRLKLQHVLPIAKTLDDIGYHALDAWGGWTFAAQVRALKEDPWQRLRAMRAAIVKTPLQMLIRGQTLLGPSHQPDDVVRAFIEQAIEDGIRVVKVFDPLNDLRNLEVPVEVARKGGARVIGALVYSPSPVVDDARMVKSAVRLKALGVDWIGIEDVAGILAPLVARGLSSAITSATKLPVSIHSHSTTALAPISYFAAIEAGATGIDTALSALAWGASQPATETMVASLRDGPYDTGLDLNLIGQASRYFDEIHDEYLEFQDPIAFRNDVDVLQHQLPAPVLAVLIRNLREHNAIDRYDKLMQELLLVRQEMGYPPMAAPINRIAANQALANTLSEKRYQHIDQPFRDYVKGLFGEPPGPIDPEVRKRALGSSNAITLRPADLLQPGIDRARREMKKQGLNPSGIDQVLTYILFPDDAPNILRPAGHRAETPAAAAPASAPTPEPQPPPQPAAVTPGPPASAEPAGREFTVEVDGEPYRVRILGDGAAPAVTAGPAASGPTAAQRAGGDGAIQAPMQGMVVKVKVKPGDKVRLGDVVVVLEAMKMQNDIVATVGGTVREVFAKEGAIVAPNDVLMTIG
- the purE gene encoding 5-(carboxyamino)imidazole ribonucleotide mutase, coding for MSEAPLVGIVMGSESDRPTMQRCCEVLEGYGISYEVVVRSAHRDPEGCRQWATQAEGRGLKVLIAAAGGAAHLPGVVAAWSLLPVIGVPMSGGALGGLDALLSMAQMPAGIPVATVAIGEAGARNAAHLATGILALNDPGARAKLIKRREANRSPKPS
- the purD gene encoding phosphoribosylamine--glycine ligase, coding for MNVLVVGAGAREHALTWKALQSPLTNSVYCAPGNAATAAIAVNTGIQATDVGGIVRFVHERDVRLTVIGPEASVAAGLADRLAAVDRLVFGPTAAAGRIESSKAFAKSLMARAGVATPAHQVFDDPARAKDFVRGERRAFVVKADGLAKGKGTLVPRDADETLECIDELMLRKTVGAAADRIILEEKIDGREVSVMAMVDGDRVVPLPPACDYKRALDDDKGPNTGGMGGYSPVGFFGPADVESAITAVLDPVVKILREEGTPYRGCLYAGLMVGPAGVQVLEFNARFGDPEAQVVLPRLDGDLIPLLEATARGALAEVKATWSGRSSVGVVLASRGYPGTYQSGFPIDGLGTIERDVFAFHAGTAASPGGYTTAGGRVLTLVALGDSMADARDRAYRNVDRVRFEGMAYRHDLALREVESTVVP
- the guaA gene encoding glutamine-hydrolyzing GMP synthase, producing the protein MAPQDLVLVLDFGSQYSQLIARRVREAGVYCELIPGTTPWETIRSRAPKALILSGGPASVYEDGAPRCDPAALSAGVPVLGICYGMQLLAYQLGGRVAPAGKREYGPASVRIQEPARLFHELPSELPVWMSHGDTILEAPAGFRRLAESENSTIAAMADEVGRYGIAFHPEVIHTPQGREILRNFLYRVAGCRGTWKPAAFIEEATRAIREQVGDGRVLCALSGGVDSAVCATLVHRAIPGQLTCLIVDNGLLRRDERRRVEDVMQRHLGIDLKAVDATDQFLDVLRGIVDPEEKRRRIGATFISVFEREAAALTGIDFLAQGTLYPDVIESTSHDTHNAHRIKTHHNVGGLPADLRFKLVEPLRYLFKDEVRAIGLELGLPDDMVYRQPFPGPGLAVRIIGDVTRERLDTLRAADWIVVDEIKAAGLYRSLWQSFAILTPLQSVGVMGDYRTYGNVVALRAVQSEDGMTADWARLPYEVLAKISTRIVNEVPGVNRVVYDISSKPPSTIEWE
- a CDS encoding GuaB3 family IMP dehydrogenase-related protein, which codes for MSVRAPLKPSAFEAGETVELGRFKRARRAYGFDEVALVPGRVTINPQEVDSSFELGSLRLAVPILAAAMDGVVDVRFAVEMGRLGGMAVLNLDGLQTRYADPTSVLQEIAEAPRERINALLQKVYQAPVREQLIGERITAVKRAQVPVGVSSVPAHASRRAGLVQEAGADCLVVQGTVLTARHISRSYEQLSFEKLCAGLSIPVVAGNCVDYETALELMQTGIAGILVGVGPGAACTTRGVLGVGVPQVTATSDVAAARETWLHESGHRVQVITDGGMRVGGDIAKAFASGADAVMVGSIFAGTTDAAGGGYHWGMATPDPNLPRGTRIKVGRRGTLREVLLGPARVDDGTQNLVGALRSAMGVCGARDLREFQQTELVIAPAIQNEGKLFQQAQQVGMGT
- a CDS encoding YbaK/EbsC family protein, yielding MDQRLSAPQRVQAALSAAGVAARIEEFPVSTRTAQDAAAAVGTGVGQIVKSLVFLAGDAPVLVLVSGANQLDPARLAALAGASIGKADADAVRQATGYSIGGVPPTGFTAPIPTFIDRDLLQYDVVWAAAGTPRHVFPIAPQELVRVTGGSVADLKLA